The window CGCAACTGCGCCAGGTCCAGGCCCACCGTCATGCGGAGGCTGCCCAGCGGGTGGGCGAGCAGGAGAAGGGACTTTCGGCCCTGTCGGCCCAGCACAGCGAAGCGAGTCAGGGGCTGGAGGAAGCGCGCCGGGACTGGGAAGCACTGCTCGAAGGCCGCGGCCTGCCCCCGTCCAGTCCGGCCACGGCACGCGTGATGCTGGAACAATTGCGCCGCGTAGCGGACATGGCCCAGACCCTGCAGGAGCAAGAGCTGGAACTGAGCCAGCTGCGGCAGCAGGTGACCACGTACGTCCAGCAGGTCCGCCAGACCCTGACGCCCCTGGGGGGCGGCACAGATATGGCGGCGCTGCAGCAGTCCGTCGCCTTGGCCCGTGAGGCGGCGGGGCAGGCAGGACAGCGCAGGGCGCTGGAGGTCCAGCTCGCAGGGGTCAGGGAAAAGTGGAACCGCGCGGCTGCGGCGCTCTCCGAGACTCTGTCGGCGAGTGGCGCACCGGACGTGGCCACGCTGAACCACTGGGTCGCGGTGAACCAGGAGCGGGCTGACCTGCAGGACGTCATTCGTCAGGCCGACCGCGAGGTCCACCTCATCGCCGGTCAGGAGGAAGCCCGCTTTCGCAGAGAGCTAGACGCGGCGCAGCCGGGGGCCTGGGGCGAGGAACGGGAACGGCTGACCGCTGACCGCGAGCGACTGCAGAAGACCTTGCAAGAAGCCCACGGTCAGGCGGCGCAGCTGCAACTTGAGCTTCGCCACCTCGACGAGTCCGAACACACCGTGATGATTCAGCTTCGCCTGGAAGCGCAGCGCCAGCAGCTGCGCCTCGACGCCCGGGCCTGGATCGTTCGCCGTCTGGCCACGGTGCTGCTTGAAACGACCCTCAAGGAGTACGAGCGTACCAAGGGACCGGAAGTGCTCCGGCACGCGTCGGAGGTCTTCGGGCAGATCACCGGTGGGCGCTATGTGGCCGTTCGTCAACTGGACGGCAACGCCACGTTCCGGGCCATCTCCGACCGCGACGACGTCATCGACGTCGAGCAGCTCAGCCGCGGGACTCAGGAACAGCTGTACCTCGCCATCCGGCTCGGTCTGGCCCGCACCCTGGGGCAGCGCACTGCTCGCCTGCCCCTGATGATGGACGACGTTCTGGTGAATGCCGATCCGGGCCGCGCCCGGGCTGTGGCGGCGGCCCTCGCGGAAGTGGCCCGGGACCACCAGATTCTGTACCTCACCTGTCACCCGGCCAATGCTCAGATCTTGCAGGAGACCCAGGACAACGTCCGGATCATCGAACTGCCGCGGCTGGGCCGCCACGCCACTTCACCGGCCGGTGGCGAGGACCAGACCGTCCTGGGGGCAGCAGATCCCGGACTGGATGTGCGGGAATACATGGCCGCGCATCAGGAGCCGGTGCTGATGGCAGATCTGCGGTCCGCTCTCCCCCATCTGTCCGACGAGGACATCCGGCGTCAACTCACGCTGCTTGAGCGCAACCAGAGTCTGATCAAGACCGGGCAACGGAAGGGCACGCGCTACGCCCTGGCCTGACCTCCCACGGTCACCATTCAGGCCCACAGACCTTACAGACCAAGTCAGCGCGCCAGAGGTTTTACACCCTGGCGCGTTCTGGAGTCATCGCCCGTGACCGACCCCGGCCTGACGAAACGGATATCCGCGGTTACCCGGCCGCTCCTTCCACGGTATCCGGAATCAATTCACCCTGTTCGAGGTCATACCATCCCATCTCGCTAATTCCCGGAATGAACTGGACACCTTCCACAGCAACGACCGTCAGGTGCGTCTCCCAGCTGTTGTCCGTGGCCAGCCGGCCCTTGTACTGCAGGCCAGCGCGCGGGCTGTAGTACACCTGCTGAATCGACATCTCGCGGTTGGCGTGCAGCAGGCAGATGCCCTTGGACCCTTCCAGGATGACGCGTACCCGGTCCTCAGGCTGCGGCTCCTGGGACGCGTGGCTCAACCAGGTGAGGGGAGTGGCCCGGACGCTGACCTCCTGCTGAAGGTGACGCAGGAGGGCCAGCGTCTCCAGGACGGCGGCCCGGTCGTCGCAGTCTCCCAGGTTCATGGCATTTTCCGCGAGGGCACAGGCATGCCCGAAGACGGCCTCCAGAACGCCCGGGGACAACAGTTTGGAGGAAAGCCGGAGGCTGCCGTAGGTCTGGTCATAGATGACGATCATCGCGTCACCCTTGGTGAGACCCGGCCGTTCCACACGCAACTTATCGGTCGTGACCCCAATATCGCGACTCTCGAAGGGCACGGCCATCCGGAATCCTTCCAGGAGATACTCCGCCGCCTTGCTGCGGGGCACGTCTCCCTGGAGAGCCGGGTGATGGAGGACCACGCCCGTGCTGTAGAAGTTCCGGGCGAAGCGGTTGTGCTGAAAGTAGATCCCCGTCTCATGCGCGTCGAGTGGGTACGAGCAGTTGAAGGTGTTGGGTCCGCGACGTTCGGCAAAGCCGATCACCGTCTCGCTGATCATGACGTTGCAGTCGATGGCCGTGAAGCTCCCGCGCCCCTCGGCCTGGTGAATGCTGTCGAGGTCGAGGTTGGGAAAGGCGAGCGTGGGCAGGCAAACGGGCTGCGTGGAGAAGCGGCGCTCAGGTCGGGCCTGGATGGTACGGGACAGGGGATTGACGCGGGTGACCCGGTACGCCCGGGTCGCATAGAGATAGACGGCTCCGGGATACGCTTCCCGCATCACCTGACCGTAGGAGAGCGTTCCCAGCTCCAGAGGGCCGTTGCCCTGCCGCACCTCGACCTTGTAGCTGGTCTCCACATCACGCAGTGGGAAGGCGTGGTTGGGGTTTTCCCCAGCCTGTGCCCGGAGGGGTTGGAGGGCGGCGGGAAGCGTCCCGGTCCGCTCCTGTTCAATCACCTCCAGGAAGCCCGCGGGCCACTGGACAGGGCTCACGAAGTCAGTGTCCGTGTCCCGGTTCAGCGCCGTGAGGAGAGCGTCGTGTTCCCCGCCTCGCCGGGCCAGGCACAGCGCATGGATACACTGGATGTTCGCGTTTTCCAGATACAGGGTGCTGGCCGCCAGCGGACGGTCCAGCAGCCGCTGCGGCTCCTCGAACATCACCCCGTCACTGGGACTTCCGCTGTGAAGGATCAGCACCCGACCCGGTTTGCGCCGCCCCACCCGGCCGATGCGCTGATGCAGGGAGGTGGTCGACAGGGGCACCCCCAGAAGCACCACCGCATCGAGATGGGGGATGTCCATGCCGAGTTCCAGGGCGCTGGTCGAGATGACGCCGTCAAGTTGACCGCGCTCGAGCCGGGTTTGAATCTCCGTCCGGTCACGTGCCTCGTAGCCACTGCGGTAGGGAAGAACGCTGAGATGGGCCAGGGGCGACTGGTCCAGTGGATTCCCCTCCTCACCCGTCTCCTCGTCCTCCTGCTCCGGCTTGCGGGCCATGATGCTGGCCAGGTTCTCGGTCTGTTTGCGTGAGTCGCTGAAACAGAGGAACTTCTCGCCACGCTCGGCCAGGTGGTGCAGCAGGTGTGACGTCCCTGTCAGCAGATCACGGGCCTCATCGGTCTGCGAAAGGAAATGCAGGCTCACCGGCTGACGCGGCGACCCGTCCCGGTCAGGGCCGATGATGGTGAAGTCATGCCCGGTCAGGAGCCGCAGGTGTTCGGCAGGGTCGGCGATGGTGGCCGAGGCACAGACGTACTGCAGACGTTTGCGGGTCAGCATCTTGGAGGCGTGCTCGAAGCGGCGCAGCAGATAGGCAGCGTTACTCCCGAAGACCCCGGTGAAGGTGTGGACCTCGTCCGCGATGATCAGCCGTGTGTCCCGAATGAAGCGGCGCACCGCCTTGCGTCCGAGGTTGCTCAGCAGCCAGGCGTGCATGACATCAGGCGTCATGATCACGACCCGGCAGGTCATCAGCAACTGCTCCCGCTGAGAGGTGGGTACCTGACCGTCAATGCGTCCCACCGGAGCATGAATGCCCGCCGCCGCCAGCGCCGTACGCCAGCGGCTCTCCTGCTCGGCTCCCAGTGCCTTTTGCGGGTACAGCACGAGGACGCGGGTCTCCTCCAGGGCACTCAGGGCCTCCATCGCCGCCAGATGGAAACACAGGGTCTTCCCGCTGGCGGTCCCGGTAGTCACGGCAAAATGCTTGAAAGCGACGGCACAGCGAGCGGCGTCTGCCTGATGCTGGTAGATGCCTCCCGGATGGGTCACCCGCAGATACTGCTGGACCTCAGTGCCACACGGAACGTCACTCAACGGCACCAGGCGGGCCGGTCGACTGGGCAGGTGGATGACGTGCTCTTCACGCCACTGGGCGATCCCAGGGCTGGGAAGGCGGGAGTCGGCAGGCAAGGTGGTCATGGGGAACTCCTTGGAGGCAACAGCTTGAACGGTGGGGAGCGGACGCAGGCGCCTGGTAACCCAGGGCCTAGCAGCGGACTTGATCGGAAGA is drawn from Deinococcus budaensis and contains these coding sequences:
- a CDS encoding DEAD/DEAH box helicase, which gives rise to MTTLPADSRLPSPGIAQWREEHVIHLPSRPARLVPLSDVPCGTEVQQYLRVTHPGGIYQHQADAARCAVAFKHFAVTTGTASGKTLCFHLAAMEALSALEETRVLVLYPQKALGAEQESRWRTALAAAGIHAPVGRIDGQVPTSQREQLLMTCRVVIMTPDVMHAWLLSNLGRKAVRRFIRDTRLIIADEVHTFTGVFGSNAAYLLRRFEHASKMLTRKRLQYVCASATIADPAEHLRLLTGHDFTIIGPDRDGSPRQPVSLHFLSQTDEARDLLTGTSHLLHHLAERGEKFLCFSDSRKQTENLASIMARKPEQEDEETGEEGNPLDQSPLAHLSVLPYRSGYEARDRTEIQTRLERGQLDGVISTSALELGMDIPHLDAVVLLGVPLSTTSLHQRIGRVGRRKPGRVLILHSGSPSDGVMFEEPQRLLDRPLAASTLYLENANIQCIHALCLARRGGEHDALLTALNRDTDTDFVSPVQWPAGFLEVIEQERTGTLPAALQPLRAQAGENPNHAFPLRDVETSYKVEVRQGNGPLELGTLSYGQVMREAYPGAVYLYATRAYRVTRVNPLSRTIQARPERRFSTQPVCLPTLAFPNLDLDSIHQAEGRGSFTAIDCNVMISETVIGFAERRGPNTFNCSYPLDAHETGIYFQHNRFARNFYSTGVVLHHPALQGDVPRSKAAEYLLEGFRMAVPFESRDIGVTTDKLRVERPGLTKGDAMIVIYDQTYGSLRLSSKLLSPGVLEAVFGHACALAENAMNLGDCDDRAAVLETLALLRHLQQEVSVRATPLTWLSHASQEPQPEDRVRVILEGSKGICLLHANREMSIQQVYYSPRAGLQYKGRLATDNSWETHLTVVAVEGVQFIPGISEMGWYDLEQGELIPDTVEGAAG